From Streptomyces asiaticus, one genomic window encodes:
- a CDS encoding carboxymuconolactone decarboxylase family protein: MDARLNLFGNPLLGTFLKHLNSAGKVIGDSALPAATQELVKIRASQINGCGFCTDMHTKDAAKAGETSTRLNLVAVWREATVFTDAERAALELAEQGTRIADAAGGVTDEAWAKAAEHYDEEQLAALVSIIAIINTYNRLNVIVQQPAGDYQPGQFG, translated from the coding sequence ATGGACGCTCGCTTGAACCTCTTCGGCAACCCGCTCCTCGGCACGTTCCTCAAGCACCTCAACTCCGCGGGCAAGGTGATCGGCGACTCGGCGCTGCCCGCCGCGACGCAGGAGCTGGTGAAGATCCGCGCCAGCCAGATCAACGGCTGCGGCTTCTGCACCGACATGCACACCAAGGACGCCGCGAAGGCCGGGGAGACCTCGACGCGCCTGAACCTGGTCGCGGTCTGGCGGGAGGCCACGGTGTTCACCGACGCCGAGCGCGCCGCCCTGGAGCTGGCCGAGCAGGGCACCCGCATCGCCGACGCGGCCGGTGGTGTCACGGACGAGGCGTGGGCGAAGGCCGCCGAGCACTACGACGAGGAGCAGCTCGCCGCTCTGGTGTCGATCATCGCCATCATCAACACCTACAACCGGCTGAACGTCATCGTCCAGCAGCCCGCCGGCGACTACCAGCCCGGCCAGTTCGGCTGA